In one Dermacentor variabilis isolate Ectoservices chromosome 4, ASM5094787v1, whole genome shotgun sequence genomic region, the following are encoded:
- the LOC142578327 gene encoding uncharacterized protein LOC142578327, with amino-acid sequence MDISSRDSVIVVATFSCVNNFVIFLVHVFPPEGRFNNKEADHMVYIIGVKTFESAVSVIVDIMTIIGVWDMDKRNTTTRKLAHGYRQRLIAHLKEPKRALLLFIIWSITTSPASVGTDMVYNYHTSGSVEMFIMNAVIRCSIEAAKFYVLYRFFRLYNRLGAEDLPIVVEGATEATSPAVLALTAISGGSGTTGAEPAESRTGSAHFRRRTPYGAGSVPMRSIMGADTASEDPNLRGQGGTAEAQRRPSNRADRRGTTSHLNDIVQDAGAVTDGGLKLDVEHKTSHDSPRKAAPVRPSSRKQSYEFGGDASGSAGALGGKLALPERRSGRRLSIMSPAVQVANVLQPVPEAAPLPDSNVSTASASPTSPSASSVLKNQQDGSPRHYQKKHRETGEEEHVPEPPTAREDAPVLATAEAAERTAAAERPSALRRHGRGGHRLMTSASPSASSGSTPSVSPDKSAQATEDVTSEDESAMTTTTSTRRERSKSKGTSRRRSRSGDKSKTKHKPSKKHPHTSTKKSSPKMLSLTSSAESSVKSPADEFSNKQ; translated from the exons ATGGACATTAGCAGCAGAGACAGCGTCATTGTCGTCGCCACCTTCAGCTGC GTCAACAATTTCGTGATCTTCTTGGTGCACGTGTTCCCACCAGAAGGCAGGTTCAACAACAAGGAAGCAG ATCATATGGTCTACATCATCGGCGTGAAGACTTTCGAGAGCGCAGTCAGCGTGATTGTGGATATCATGACCATTATTGGGGTGTGGGAC ATGGACAAGCGTAATACTACGACCCGTAAGCTGGCACACGGATACCGCCAAAGGTTGATTGCTCACCTGAAG GAACCAAAACGTGCGCTGCTCCTCTTCATTATTTGGTCTATAACCACGTCGCCGGCGAGCGTTGGCACCGACATGGTCTACAATTACCACACAAGCGGGAGC GTGGAGATGTTCATAATGAACGCTGTGATCCGATGTTCAATTGAAGCGGCTAAG TTCTACGTGCTGTACCGTTTCTTCCGGCTCTACAATCGTCTCGGGGCCGAAGACCTGCCCATTGTCGTCGAAGGAGCCACGGAGGCCACATCTCCCGCTGTCCTGGCGTTGACCGCAATCAGTGGCGGCAGCGGGACGACAGGCGCCGAGCCGGCGGAGTCCCGGACAGGATCGGCACACTTCAGACGGCGCACGCCTTACGGGGCAGGCTCCGTGCCGATGAGGAGCATAATGGGCGCCGACACTGCCTCCGAAGACCCGAATCTCCGCGGCCAAGGGGGCACCGCGGAGGCACAGCGTCGTCCTTCAAACCGCGCTGACCGCCGCGGCACCACCAGTCATCTTAACGACATCGTTCAGGACGCAGGCGCGGTTACCGATGGTGGTCTCAAGCTGGACGTCGAGCACAAAACCTCCCACGACTCGCCCCGCAAGGCGGCCCCCGTCAGGCCCAGCTCGCGCAAGCAGTCGTACGAGTTTGGCGGTGATGCTTCCGGTTCCGCCGGCGCGCTGGGCGGGAAACTTGCCCTACCGGAGCGCAGGTCCGGTCGCCGCCTGTCTATCATGTCTCCAGCGGTACAGGTGGCAAACGTACTGCAGCCCGTGCCAGAGGCGGCACCGTTGCCCGATAGCAACGTCTCCACGGCGTCCGCTTCGCCAACGTCCCCGTCGGCTAGTTCCGTTCTGAAAAACCAGCAGGATGGGTCTCCGCGGCACTACCAGAAGAAACACCGTGAGACCGGGGAGGAAGAGCACGTTCCGGAGCCTCCGACAGCTCGAGAGGACGCTCCCGTTCTCGCGACTGCCGAAGCCGCTGAACGCACGGCAGCGGCCGAGCGGCCTTCAGCCCTGCGGCGACATGGACGAGGCGGCcaccggctcatgacgtcagccTCGCCATCGGCCAGCAGTGGCTCGACGCCGTCGGTCTCGCCGGACAAGTCCGCGCAGGCCACAGAAGACGTGACGTCGGAGGACGAGTCCgccatgacgacgacgacgtcgacgaGGAGGGAGAGGAGCAAGTCGAAGGGGACTTCGAGGCGACGGTCGCGTTCCGGCGACAAGTCCAAGACTAAGCACAAGCCTTCAAAGAAACATCCGCATACGTCGACGAAAAAGTCTTCGCCTAAGATGCTGTCGTTGACGTCGTCAGCGGAGTCGTCTGTGAAGTCACCAGCAGACGAGTTTTCAAATAAGCAGTAG